Proteins encoded together in one Coffea arabica cultivar ET-39 chromosome 2c, Coffea Arabica ET-39 HiFi, whole genome shotgun sequence window:
- the LOC113726978 gene encoding uncharacterized protein isoform X2 yields the protein MAEGKEVNIMSVEQAIQRELAYRKKIAYFLSEAEFAELLPLEVPSSSKVTMPEANATHILGQNFISHAGQGFASNMISRPSISMVSADEIRPSVTNVKPSPVPGQNPSPFSVSTQNSASIHSVMPMKATPSSFNYLSNQHQKPYYTSDGPKTFCKICQVSCPSPSCYKMHIKGHKHKAKLSYMKMCGNGMVKENTKEQPRCDLCQILCTDQISLDLHFKGQKHRAKLQELEVGKKQKTLQHFWCELCHVPCNSEEIYRLHLKGKTHAARLCTSEKQKKAT from the exons ATGGCTGAAGGAAAGGAGGTCAACATCATGTCCGTGGAGCAAGCGATTCAGAGAGAATTGGCATATAGGAAAAAGATTGCTTACTTCTTGTCTGAGGCAGAATTTGCAGAGCTGTTACCTTTGGAG GTGCCATCTTCATCTAAAGTAACAATGCCAGAAGCAAATGCTACACATATATTAGGGCAAAACTTCATCTCACATGCTGGACAAGGTTTTGCATCAAACATGATTTCACGTCCGAGCATAAGCATGGTTTCAGCAGATGAAATAAGGCCTTCAGTTACTAATGTCAAGCCATCTCCAGTTCCAGGTCAGAATCCAAGTCCATTTTCAGTGTCTACTCAGAACAGTGCATCAATTCACTCAGTGATGCCAATGAAAGCGACTCCCAGCAGCTTCAACTACCTTTCAAATCAACACCAAAAGCCATATTATACTAGTGATGGACCTAAAACATTCTGCAAGATTTGTCAAGTCAGCTGCCCAAGCCCATCATGTTACAAAATGCATATCAAAGGTCACAAGCATAAAGCTAAGCTGAGTTACATGAAAATGTGTGGGAATGGGATGGTTAAGGAGAACACAAAAGAGCAACCAAGATGTGACCTGTGCCAAATTTTGTGCACTGACCAAATTAGTTTAGATTTACACTTCAAAGGTCAAAAGCACAGGGCCAAGTTGCAAGAACTCGAAGTTGGTAAGAAACAGAAAACCCTCCAGCACTTCTGGTGTGAATTGTGTCACGTTCCTTGCAACAGTGAAGAGATTTATAGGCTTCACTTGAAGGGGAAGACCCATGCTGCCCGTCTATGTACTTCCGAGAAACAGAAGAAGGCAACATAG
- the LOC113732148 gene encoding protein neprosin-like isoform X2, protein MKVNQLCCFMLLLMMMALCDASRLINYFNKAPLKSIKSKDGDVIDCILLSEQPALDHPSLKDHRILMTPSYHPEGLEKLFNSRNDEKPITQLWQLAGKCPQGSIPVRRGKKEDGFFSVIKSFLQKDKTNREKLSAGMELISQVKSYQSVASYAMGAYYGAKAIMNVWQPQLQQPNEYSSSQLWITENSFGSNQNTIQAGWHVNPELYGDARTRFFMHWTRDNFKSTGCYNLLCSGFVQITNEIVLGGSIFPLSNFNGSQSEISILIWKDPAQDAWWLEFGNTIVGYWPGSLLTSLAHYSSLIEWGALVLNKQSDGVQTSTQMGSGHFPREGFKRASYMRNLEVIGSSMKLRPLNYLRTIARKSNCYDITVGENADWGNYIFYGGPGRNPSCP, encoded by the exons ATGAAGGTTAATCAATTGTGTTGTTTCATGTTATTGTTGATGATGATGGCTTTATGCGATGCATCAAGATTAATAAACTACTTCAACAAAGCTCCTCTGAAGTCTATCAAG AGCAAGGATGGTGATGTAATTGATTGTATACTTCTCTCTGAACAACCAGCACTTGATCATCCCTCACTCAAGGATCACCGAATTCTG ATGACGCCAAGTTATCACCCGGAAGGGTTGGAAAAATTGTTCAACAGTAGGAATGATGAGAAACCAATTACTCAATTGTGGCAATTGGCTGGGAAATGTCCACAGGGAAGCATTCCTGTCAGAAGAGGTAAAAAAGAGGATGGTTTCTTCTCTGTGATCAAGAGCTTTTTACAGAAGGATAAAACCAATCGCGAGAAGCTTTCAGCCGGCATGGAACTCATCAGCCAAGTGAAATCCTACCAG TCTGTAGCTAGTTATGCTATGGGAGCATATTATGGAGCAAAGGCAATCATGAATGTCTGGCAACCCCAACTTCAGCAACCTAATGAATATAGCTCGTCTCAGCTCTGGATAACGGAGAATTCTTTTGGTTCAAATCAGAACACCATTCAAGCGGGTTGGCAT gtCAACCCAGAATTATACGGAGATGCTAGAACAAGGTTCTTCATGCACTGGACT AGGGACAACTTTAAGTCCACAGGATGCTACAACTTGCTGTGTTCAGGCTTTGTTCAAATCACTAATGAAATTGTACTAGGAGGCTCTATCTTCCCCCTCTCCAATTTCAACGGTTCCCAGTCCGAAATTAGCATACTTATTTGGAAG GATCCAGCACAAGATGCATGGTGGCTAGAATTTGGCAACACGATAGTTGGTTACTGGCCAGGCTCTTTGCTTACAAGCCTAGCACACTATTCTTCTTTGATTGAATGGGGTGCGCTAGTTTTAAACAAACAGTCAGATGGGGTACAAACTTCTACACAGATGGGAAGTGGCCATTTTCCACGAGAAGGTTTTAAGAGGGCAAGTTACATGAGAAATCTTGAAGTGATAGGCAGCTCAATGAAATTAAGGCCCCTTAATTACTTAAGGACCATTGCTCGGAAATCAAACTGCTATGATATAACAGTGGGAGAGAATGCTGATTGGGGAAATTACATTTTCTATGGAGGACCAGGGAGAAATCCTAGTTGTCCATGA
- the LOC140035570 gene encoding alcohol dehydrogenase-like 7, producing the protein MSLGRLDLQKSHYSCSAVARKAGEPLVIEEIIVAPPKARELRVRVLCSALCFSDIHFWRLKEPHGYYPRIFGHETVGVVESVGEGIEDVKVGDTVIASFLAYCGECPDCTSIKSNQCSKLRFELSPYIRDGTSRFSDTKGETIYHFGYTSGFSEYTVVDITHVTKVDPALPASRACLLGCGVSTDFKNKCICAGISMIESIESV; encoded by the exons ATGTCCTTAGGACGGTTGGATCTGCAGAAGAGTCATTACTCCTGCT CTGCCGTTGCCAGGAAAGCAGGGGAGCCATTAGTGATAGAGGAAATAATAGTTGCCCCTCCAAAAGCCCGTGAGCTTCGCGTTCGAGTCTTGTGCTCCGCCCTCTGCTTCAGTGACATCCATTTCTGGAGGCTCAAA GAACCTCATGGATATTATCCAAGAATTTTTGGTCATGAAACTGTTGG GGTTGTGGAGAGCGTTGGAGAGGGAATCGAGGATGTAAAGGTGGGAGACACTGTCATTGCATCATTCTTGGCTTACTGCGGAGAATGTCCTGATTGCACATCCATCAAAAGCAACCAATGCTCCAAATTGAGATTCGAATTGTCTCCTTATATTAGAGATGGGACTAGCCGATTTTCTGATACCAAAGGAGAGACAATTTACCACTTTGGCTACACATCAGGTTTCAGTGAGTACACTGTGGTGGACATCACTCACGTTACAAAAGTAGATCCTGCACTTCCAGCCAGTAGAGCATGCCTGCTTGGCTGTGGAGTATCTACTG ATTTCAAGAACAAGTGTATATGTGCCGGGATTTCCATGATAGAAAGCATAGAATCCGTGTAA
- the LOC113732148 gene encoding protein neprosin-like isoform X1, which produces MKVNQLCCFMLLLMMMALCDASRLINYFNKAPLKSIKSKDGDVIDCILLSEQPALDHPSLKDHRILMTPSYHPEGLEKLFNSRNDEKPITQLWQLAGKCPQGSIPVRRGKKEDGFFSVIKSFLQKDKTNREKLSAGMELISQVKSYQSVASYAMGAYYGAKAIMNVWQPQLQQPNEYSSSQLWITENSFGSNQNTIQAGWHVNPELYGDARTRFFMHWTRDNFKSTGCYNLLCSGFVQITNEIVLGGSIFPLSNFNGSQSEISILIWKSKDGDIIDCVHIYQQLAFDNPLLKGHWILQMRPNYQPELGFAENKISNIKSTNNELEQKPISQLLQLAEKGPDRTIPIRRAKQEDILRTSSMKTKNFGRKLNTNFPKTGQHSFQEPLFCHKKKKKN; this is translated from the exons ATGAAGGTTAATCAATTGTGTTGTTTCATGTTATTGTTGATGATGATGGCTTTATGCGATGCATCAAGATTAATAAACTACTTCAACAAAGCTCCTCTGAAGTCTATCAAG AGCAAGGATGGTGATGTAATTGATTGTATACTTCTCTCTGAACAACCAGCACTTGATCATCCCTCACTCAAGGATCACCGAATTCTG ATGACGCCAAGTTATCACCCGGAAGGGTTGGAAAAATTGTTCAACAGTAGGAATGATGAGAAACCAATTACTCAATTGTGGCAATTGGCTGGGAAATGTCCACAGGGAAGCATTCCTGTCAGAAGAGGTAAAAAAGAGGATGGTTTCTTCTCTGTGATCAAGAGCTTTTTACAGAAGGATAAAACCAATCGCGAGAAGCTTTCAGCCGGCATGGAACTCATCAGCCAAGTGAAATCCTACCAG TCTGTAGCTAGTTATGCTATGGGAGCATATTATGGAGCAAAGGCAATCATGAATGTCTGGCAACCCCAACTTCAGCAACCTAATGAATATAGCTCGTCTCAGCTCTGGATAACGGAGAATTCTTTTGGTTCAAATCAGAACACCATTCAAGCGGGTTGGCAT gtCAACCCAGAATTATACGGAGATGCTAGAACAAGGTTCTTCATGCACTGGACT AGGGACAACTTTAAGTCCACAGGATGCTACAACTTGCTGTGTTCAGGCTTTGTTCAAATCACTAATGAAATTGTACTAGGAGGCTCTATCTTCCCCCTCTCCAATTTCAACGGTTCCCAGTCCGAAATTAGCATACTTATTTGGAAG AGCAAAGATGGTGATATAATTGATTGTGTCCATATCTATCAACAACTAGCATTTGACAATCCTTTGCTCAAAGGCCACTGGATTCTGCAG atGAGACCAAATTATCAACCAGAACTGGGATTTGCTGAGAATAAAATTTCCAACATTAAGTCCACTAACAATGAGCTTGAACAGAAACCAATCAGTCAGTTGTTGCAATTGGCTGAAAAGGGCCCAGACAGAACCATTCCTATCAGGAGGGCTAAGCAAGAGGATATCTTAAGAACAAGCTCTATGAAGACTAAGAACTTTGGAAGGAAGCTAAACACCAATTTTCCGAAAACTGGCCAACACAGTTTTCAGGAACCACTGTTttgccacaaaaaaaaaaaaaaaaattag
- the LOC113726977 gene encoding protein neprosin: protein MMSMASQKLEGKRILSESRRNPVKSIKSPDGDIIDCIHIAHQPAFDHLLLKNHTIQMAPNYHPEILLDKSKMSNFELQRKHHTRPIAQLWQLNGKCPKGTIPIRRTKKGDFLRARSILRLPTGRLPRFRFPWRPRTAPVKNSATYEYAYAFVQSKEYLGTKATINLWQPQIDDEDQGGSSLSGVGVVGGPSTRELNSIEAGWIVNPERFGDNRTRLYTCWTSDGYRSTGCYNLFCSGFVQTSNEIALGASLSPTSVYNGSQYNISIFIWKDPNQTLWWLQYQNKTIGYWPTSLFKYLVHNASAIIWGGVVSNGKGDGLNSTTQMGSGHFPEEGYQRASYFRNLQILNGSNTLVTPDDMITTVANQPNCYGILLGNNTDWGDYFYYGGPGKNPKCP, encoded by the exons ATGATGAGCATGGCAAGCCAGAAGCTTGAGGGTAAGAGAATCTTGAGCGAGTCAAGAAGAAATCCTGTCAAGTCCATCAAG AGCCCTGATGGTGATATAATTGATTGTATCCATATCGCTCACCAACCAGCATTTGACCACCTTTTGCTCAAAAATCATACCATTCAG ATGGCGCCGAATTATCACCCAGAAATACTACTTGATAAGAGTAAAAtgtccaacttcgaactccaaaggAAGCATCATACAAGACCTATTGCTCAGCTATGGCAGTTGAATGGAAAGTGCCCCAAGGGAACCATTCCTATTAGAAGAACCAAGAAAGGTGACTTCTTAAGAGCTCGTTCTATCCTGAGACTTCCGACTGGGAGGCTACCTAGGTTCAGGTTTCCATGGCGACCTCGGACGGCACCTGTCAAAAATTCAGCTACTTATGAG TATGCATATGCATTTGTTCAAAGTAAAGAGTATCTTGGAACGAAGGCAACTATAAATCTATGGCAACCCCAAATTGATGATGAAGACCAAGGTGGATCTAGCTTGTCCGGAGTTGGGGTTGTAGGAGGTCCTTCAACCAGAGAACTGAACTCCATTGAGGCCGGATGGATT GTCAACCCAGAACGGTTTGGAGATAATAGAACAAGACTTTACACCTGCTGGACT AGTGACGGTTACCGGTCCACCGGGTGTTACAACTTGTTCTGCTCGGGTTTTGTCCAAACCAGCAATGAAATTGCACTAGGGGCAAGCTTATCCCCGACCTCAGTCTACAATGGTTCGCAATACAATATCAGCATCTTTATTTGGAAG GATCCAAACCAGACACTGTGGTGGCTGCAGTATCAGAACAAGACAATTGGTTACTGGCCTACCTCTTTGTTCAAATACCTTGTACACAATGCGTCAGCCATCATTTGGGGTGGAGTCGTAAGCAATGGAAAAGGAGATGGTCTAAACAGTACAACCCAGATGGGCAGTGGCCATTTTCCAGAAGAAGGGTATCAAAGGGCAAGTTACTTCAGGAATCTTCAAATACTCAATGGCTCAAACACCTTAGTAACTCCTGATGATATGATTACAACCGTCGCCAATCAGCCAAATTGCTATGGCATATTATTGGGAAATAATACTGACTGGGGAGACTACTTTTACTACGGTGGACCAGGGAAAAATCCTAAATGTCCATGA
- the LOC113726978 gene encoding uncharacterized protein isoform X1 encodes MAEGKEVNIMSVEQAIQRELAYRKKIAYFLSEAEFAELLPLEVPSSSKATIPEPNVSQFLRQSLRSPTIARPTSNPRSSLTSAAANDLTSSGPNLKQSPVPSSSKVTMPEANATHILGQNFISHAGQGFASNMISRPSISMVSADEIRPSVTNVKPSPVPGQNPSPFSVSTQNSASIHSVMPMKATPSSFNYLSNQHQKPYYTSDGPKTFCKICQVSCPSPSCYKMHIKGHKHKAKLSYMKMCGNGMVKENTKEQPRCDLCQILCTDQISLDLHFKGQKHRAKLQELEVGKKQKTLQHFWCELCHVPCNSEEIYRLHLKGKTHAARLCTSEKQKKAT; translated from the exons ATGGCTGAAGGAAAGGAGGTCAACATCATGTCCGTGGAGCAAGCGATTCAGAGAGAATTGGCATATAGGAAAAAGATTGCTTACTTCTTGTCTGAGGCAGAATTTGCAGAGCTGTTACCTTTGGAG GTGCCATCTTCATCTAAAGCTACAATTCCAGAGCCAAATGTCTCACAATTTCTCAGGCAGAGTTTGAGGTCACCTACCATAGCACGGCCTACATCAAACCCCAGATCAAGCCTCACCAGTGCAGCAGCAAATGATTTGACATCTTCGGGTCCTAATCTTAAGCAATCACCA GTGCCATCTTCATCTAAAGTAACAATGCCAGAAGCAAATGCTACACATATATTAGGGCAAAACTTCATCTCACATGCTGGACAAGGTTTTGCATCAAACATGATTTCACGTCCGAGCATAAGCATGGTTTCAGCAGATGAAATAAGGCCTTCAGTTACTAATGTCAAGCCATCTCCAGTTCCAGGTCAGAATCCAAGTCCATTTTCAGTGTCTACTCAGAACAGTGCATCAATTCACTCAGTGATGCCAATGAAAGCGACTCCCAGCAGCTTCAACTACCTTTCAAATCAACACCAAAAGCCATATTATACTAGTGATGGACCTAAAACATTCTGCAAGATTTGTCAAGTCAGCTGCCCAAGCCCATCATGTTACAAAATGCATATCAAAGGTCACAAGCATAAAGCTAAGCTGAGTTACATGAAAATGTGTGGGAATGGGATGGTTAAGGAGAACACAAAAGAGCAACCAAGATGTGACCTGTGCCAAATTTTGTGCACTGACCAAATTAGTTTAGATTTACACTTCAAAGGTCAAAAGCACAGGGCCAAGTTGCAAGAACTCGAAGTTGGTAAGAAACAGAAAACCCTCCAGCACTTCTGGTGTGAATTGTGTCACGTTCCTTGCAACAGTGAAGAGATTTATAGGCTTCACTTGAAGGGGAAGACCCATGCTGCCCGTCTATGTACTTCCGAGAAACAGAAGAAGGCAACATAG